Below is a genomic region from Spirosoma radiotolerans.
CGACCTTCGAGCCAACCAAGCCAGCCTTCCTGGGCAATCGGTATTTTGACGATTACGACATTGCCGAACTGGCCAATTATATTGACTGGACACCGTTTTTTCAGACGTGGCAGTTGCATGGAAAATACCCCGCTATTTTTGACGACGCTATTGTTGGCAAAGAAGCGAAGCAGTTGTTTGACGATGCCAATCAGCTTTTGCAGGAAATCATCGATAAGAAGTTGTTAAAGGCTAAAGCGGTGGTTGGATTCTATCCCGCTAACTCGGCCGACGATGATGTGCTGTTACACGACTTCGAAGAGTACACTCGCGACGTTCCCTGCGAACGGCATGGCTCTCACCAGCATATCGAGTATAAAATCAGCAAAGCGCAGTCTCAAACGGCAGTGAGTCCGGCTGGTGAGTTAATTTACGACACAAAGACGGTGCTTCATTTCCTGCGTCAGCAAAATCAAAAAGCACCGGGTTTGCCGAACTACTGCCTGGCAGACTTTATTGCTCCCCTGGAAAGTGGTCGGGAAGATTACATCGGCGGATTTGCCGTAACGGCTGGAATCGGCATCGAAGCTCTGCTCGACAAATACGAGCGTGACCATGACGATTACAACAGCATTATGGTAAAAGCCATTGCCGACCGGCTGGCCGAGGCCTTTGCTGAACGGATGCACGAGCGCGTTCGGAAAGAATTCTGGCCGTATGCAACCGACGAGAATCTGGCCAATGAGCAATTGATCAAGGAAGCGTACCAAGGAATCCGGCCCGCGCCGGGCTATCCCGCTTGCCCCGATCATACGGAAAAGCAAACCTTATTTGATCTATTGGATGCCAATAAAATAGATATTGAACTGACCGAAAGTTACGCCATGTATCCGGCTTCGTCGGTGAGCGGTTTCTATTTCTCAAACCCCGAATCGAAGTATTTTGCCGTTGGGAAAATCAACAAAGATCAGGTACTGGACTATGCACAACGGAAAAATAGGCCTGTCGAAGAGATTGAAAAATGGCTTAGCCCAGTGCTGAGTTATGATGTGTAGGGCTTACTAGCCCGACAAGTGAAAAGATGGTTGTGCAAGCGACCATCTTTTTTGTTATTAACTTTAGCGTGTAATCGTCAACTGCACATGGATCACTTTATTGACCATATCGAAATCCGTAATTTCAAGTCCATTCGGGAGCTAAACGTAAGTGGGTTCAAGCGCATCAATTTATTTATTGGTAGACCGAATGTTGGTAAGTCTAATATTCTGGAAGCGTTATCGCTGTTTAGTTTTTCTTGGAGCAAGTTGACTGACATAATTCGCGTTGAGAATCTACGCGAGCTTCACTACAACGGTGAGGTCAATGAAAAAGTAGTTGTAAGCATAAAAAGAGAGGTTAGTAAAGACTTTGTAGAGACTTGTGAATTAGTATTTCTAAGGTCGATGGGAATAACCACCGTTGGCTTATCAAGAAAGAGTACTTCTCAGCCAGATAACATTCACATCAATGATAAGTCGGCCTATCAAATCAACGATAAATTTGATGTGTTTAAGCCCAGTGGCTTTAATGCTATCTTTATTGACGAGATAAAGAAATACACGTTTAAGTCAGATGTTAAGCTTTTTGAGAAGCATGTGTCATTTCTATTACCACCCTTTGGAAATAATATCTTGTATGTGCTAGAGTTGATGCCTAAGTTACGAAAACAATTTGCCCAATGGTTCCGGCAATACGGTTTACGTTTAGTATTAGATACTGCAAGTCAATCTTTAAAAATACAAAAAGAGAAAGGGGATGATGAGGTTTTCCAGCTGCCCTACTCATCTGTAGCCGATACGTTACAACGGATCATTTTCTATAAAACGGCCGTTGCTTCCAATGAAAATTCAGTGTTGCTGTTTGAAGAACCAGAGGCTCATGCTTATCCTCCGTACATTGTTGAATTTACGCAGGAAGTTATTAAGTCAGAGACAAATCAATTCTTCATTGTTACCCATAGCCCATTGATAGTCAATGATTTCCTGGAGGGAGCTATCGATGATCTGGCTATTTTTATGGTGGATTTCAAAGATGGGCAAACGGTAGCAAAACCACTAACTAGGGATGAAATCCAAGACGTACATAAGTATGGCGTCGATTTGTTTTTCAATAATGAAGCCTATTTGAGCTAATGGACTTGCACGTTATTCCTGAGTGTTACATTGATACTAAACTCCTCAAAATAGCTGTTCCGCCGAAAGGGCGATACAACCACCAGAAAGGATGTCCAAATGTGGTGAAACTAATGCAGGAAAAACTGCATAATGATTTCGCTTTGGGTATTATTGATAAAGATAAGGTGATTTTGAAATATGTATCGGAGTTTGATCTTATTGTTGATGTACCTAATAATCTTCAGCTATTTAAACATCCAACGCGACACCATTATTTAATTTTTATCTGTCCCGCCCCTGAAAAGTGGATGATCGCTACGGCAGAAGAGGCAGGTTTATCCCTTACAGATTTTGGTCTTCCGCATGACTTCGAAAAACTTAGTAAAATTACGAAAACGTCGAAAAGTGAAAATGATGATCCATACTCACCAAATTTTCAGCAACTGTTCAAAGAAATAGGACGTAGAGAGCCTCGCAGTTGGCTGGTTCTCTCATTCTGGATTCGCCATTTAAAGTCAACCCCTTATTTGGTTGATTTAAAGTTTATTGGAGAAGAAACAAACCGATTATTAGATCAGGCCTAAACGTAAAAAAGCCCGACCGTCTGGTCGGGCTTTTTTGGCAGTTGGATAAAGAGTAATGTCTTATTAAGGCATTAATACCGTGTCGATAACGTGAATAACACCGTTAGACTGGTTCACATCGGCAATCGTAACCGTAGACGTGCCGCCTTTAGCGTCCATCAATTCGATTTTCTTACCTTTCATCATGGCGGTCAGTGTACCACCCGATGCTGTTTTCAGCATAGCTTTTCCACCGCCGTCGGTGATGGCTTTCATCAAGTCGGCTGCACTCATTTTACCCGGTACAACGTGGTAAGTAAGA
It encodes:
- a CDS encoding AAA family ATPase — encoded protein: MDHFIDHIEIRNFKSIRELNVSGFKRINLFIGRPNVGKSNILEALSLFSFSWSKLTDIIRVENLRELHYNGEVNEKVVVSIKREVSKDFVETCELVFLRSMGITTVGLSRKSTSQPDNIHINDKSAYQINDKFDVFKPSGFNAIFIDEIKKYTFKSDVKLFEKHVSFLLPPFGNNILYVLELMPKLRKQFAQWFRQYGLRLVLDTASQSLKIQKEKGDDEVFQLPYSSVADTLQRIIFYKTAVASNENSVLLFEEPEAHAYPPYIVEFTQEVIKSETNQFFIVTHSPLIVNDFLEGAIDDLAIFMVDFKDGQTVAKPLTRDEIQDVHKYGVDLFFNNEAYLS